One Globicephala melas chromosome 4, mGloMel1.2, whole genome shotgun sequence genomic window carries:
- the LOC138842644 gene encoding translation initiation factor IF-2 yields MAVSAPPGPVPAPPPGRGPARSLPPLPAAPGAASPRVSFSGSVPSRRPQPSAPTAGRRWARPAPRSRGRAAAVKTRGKSFRERAAPHPSSYCRGSAGGRPPPSGGSREQPLHKGCAPRPPDSGSTAPADPFAVTHPQTRRPERNTVTCRRTVRHLVRSLTHHVS; encoded by the coding sequence ATGGCTGTCTCGGCTCCGCCTGGCCCGGTGCCCGCGCCTCCGCCTGGCCGGGGACCCGCGCGCAGCCTCCCCCCGCTGCCCGCCGCCCCGGGCGCTGCCTCCCCGCGCGTCTCCTTCTCCGGTTCTGTTCCTTCGCGGCGGCCCCAGCCGAGCGCACCGACCGCAGGCCGGAGATGGGCGCGCCCAGCTCCGCGCTCCcgggggcgggcggcggcggtcAAGACTCGAGGGAAAAGTTTCCGGGAACGCGCGGCTCCCCACCCCTCGAGCTATTGTCGGGGGTCGGCGGGCGGGAGGCCGCCCCCCAGTGGCGGAAGCCGGGAGCAGCCTCTGCACAAAGGCTGCGCCCCACGCCCCCCAGACAGCGGCAGCACGGCTCCCGCGGACCCCTTCGCTGTCACGCACCCCCAAACCCGGCGGCCAGAGCGGAATACAGTGACCTGCCGGCGCACTGTGAGGCACCTCGTCCGTTCATTAACCCACCATGTTTCCTGA